ATACGGAaactgatagaaacatagaatgtgacggcagataagaaccattcggcccatctagtctgcccagttttctaaatactttcattagtctttcaaaagaaaaacagaacaaGCCTAACGGAGTAATATTATCTATATGTAGGGTGTGCGTTCGATTTCATAGCAGACGGAATGAAACCCACAATcgatacaaaattaaataaaggtTTGTAATGCTGAAGTGTGAATTGGGGAATTAATGTCATTGCGAGATCTTGAAGATTTGACCTTGTGGTTTACGACTTTCTCCCTATACGCTCTTCATTGTTCTGAGTACTGGGCGACTGGAAGCAACTGCAGAAACCAGTGGTACTCCACACATACGTTCTATCACATTAACACTAAACTGTTGGGTTTGGAGTCTCTCTGATCAGCAGGAACGTCATACAGAGAATGCGTGTCCCGAGTCTGGCTTTAGGGCACCAGATCTTTGTAGCCATTGCTGTAACACTTTACTTTGTTTTGCTACAGGAGATTCTTTTTAAATTACAGAGTTTTAACATCCCACATTCAATAAAAGTTTAATCTGGCCAATCAATTTATTTTAGACACTGCGTGAATTCCACGTGCCACTGTAGATCATCTTTGGTGCACACATTGTAAAAAGACCCATCATCGTTGGACAGTGGCGATAGAGCCATAGATACATATGAGTAACATGGACCTGACATTCATACGGACACAATGACACTTTACAAACAGCTCTGAGACGTCGTTAAACTGCTGCAAATTAATTGTAATTTCAGGCTAAGATTGTGACATTGGCCTAGAGCACTGATAGCTATTAATGAAAGGTCTGCCATCTCAGGTCTAGAAAATTCCTAACAACCTCACCAAAAACAGGCAATCAAGTACAAACATTTGGATCCAGACAAAATTTCACCACTCTTCTTCACAAAGTACCAAACGATCCATTCTCACACACTGGCATGTGGCATGCCTAAGTAGCCACAAACTCAGCTAACCTCTCAGTTTCATTAATATTTACGCACTGAAATGAGTTACCGCCCTCGGAGCAGGTAAAGAGAATTCTTGTGGCCCGGTACCAATTGGATCATCATGAATTTGTTCAGTATTCAGCATGAAGTTTAAGTAAGCTGGTTACGTTGCCCAAATATATCTGCATTCATCTGCTTTTATATATGGATAATACTGGTCACTAAATTACAGAAGGCTATGTATGGGTCAAACAGTGagcatataattatatattgtgtAATTATTTCAATATTAAATCAATGACAGGTGAGCCATGAAATACAAATATCCCCCCACACCCAGTAGgtgaaggaataaaaaaaaaaaaaagactgggacTAAGGGACGGTTAGTTTAGTTGTATTTGAAATTCTGGCCTCTAGGGTAGATGTGATCCTGACATGTTTAGCCCCCAAAATAATCCATATTTCTATTTGAAGATGGGAAATGGAGCTTACCTgctaaatattgtatttttcGGGAACATACTGTCGTGCCACATTGGCTTAATgagattatatattttatctgttttaGCTTGTATCCTTTTGATTGCCCAGCaccctaaacaaaaaaaatgtattgggtTTAATCTGTTAACACTTTCAGTGCCCTGTAAATAAAGGCAAATAATTAACTATCACGCAGCAAGGAAAAACTCACTGAAAAGAATTTAAACCTATTAAATATTCTCCATGGTTTTCACCAAAGCTCACAATAATATTCCTTCTCTGTGTATCCAGAACATAAGTTTCAATACTGTTATTTTGTCCAGGTGTATTTCTTTTCTGTCCAAAAATATTTTCCATATAGTCCATACTTCATTAAAACATCATTCCGTAGGACAGTTTACTTTATAAATAATCTCGTTACATCTTCACCATCACGATTGGGGATTCTCCAATTAAGGTAGGAGCTATGGCAGAGTCTGTAGAAGGTTTCGTCCAAGAACTGGATTGCAGATTGCCATCGTTCTCTGCATATTGGTTCAGTCTCACAGAACAGCACACTCGCTGGTGTCGTAGAGAAGCAGAGCGGGTACTGAAGCCACGGCCACACCCACTGCAGGAATAAGGCTTTTCTCCAGTGTGGATCCGCTGGTGGTTTGTAAGGTCAGATCGCTGAACAAATCCCCGGTTACATTCTGTACACCTATACGGTCTTTCACCAGTATGGATCCTCAAGTGCTTGACCACAGCTGAGCGCTGAACAAAACGCTTTTCACATATACTACACTTGTATGGCTTCTCGCTAGTGTGAACCCACATGTGCTTGGCAAGATCGGAGTTCTGAACGAAGCATTTCCCACACGTTGTGCACTTGTATGGTTTCTCGCCAGTGTGTTTTCGAATGTGCTTTACCAAAGCTGATTTTTGGCAAAAGTTTTTGCCGCACTCACTACAATTATGAGACTTCCCTCCCTCGGCATGCATTTTCTGGTGCTTCATGAAAACAGATTTGTGCATGAAATTCTTACTACAATGCTGGCAGCTGTATGATGGACTTCTGGGTgacattcttttatttttcaacaaAGGATAAAAACTTTTGAAGCTGCTGCCCAGATAATATGGTCTGATAATTGGAGGGTTATTGCCTTCTTTAACAACATGTAGCTTTGGAATCAAACTCTGCGGGTCATCTTCTGATTCGCCCCAGTATGTAATATGGTGCTGTAGCTGGTCCGGCTCTTGAATGTTCTCAGTTTTGGGACTTTGGCTCTGTCTCATATGGGTTCGCTGGTGCTTACAGAGAGCAGACTTTTCCACAAAGCGCCTCCCGCAATCGTTACAATTATAGGGTCTCTCGCCAGTGTGAATACGGTAATGTTTGACAAGATCAGATTTCTGGATAAAGCTCCGTACACACTGGGAGCATTTGTACGGTCTCTCTCCGGTGTGGATTCGCATGTGTTTATTGAGTACAGATCTATTTGCAAAGCTCTTCTCACATTCAGTGCATTTAAACACCTTTTCTCCAGCACCAATTACTGGAATGGGAGTAACATTACTTCCTTTATCAGGACTTGAAGAATCACCACCAGTGCTGGGCCTGTTTATAACGGATTCAAGAAAAGAAGCACTATGGGCCTCTCCCAAATTAATCTGTGGCTTTTCTTCTACGTGGCTCTTAAAGTGTTTCAGGAGATTGGAGCTCTGACTGAAGCGCTTTCCACACTGTGCACAAGGATAGGGTCTATCCTGACTGTGAATTCTCCGGTGCTTGATCAGAGATGATCCTTCAGTGAAGCTCTTGTTACACTCTGGACAGTGATAAGGCTTTTCTCCTGTATGGATCCTCTGATGTTTCACCAAGTCGGAGTTTTGAATGAAGCATTTCCCACATTGCTCACAACTGTATGGCTTTTCTCCAGTGTGAGTTCTCATGTGCTTGGTCAAGGCTGATCTCTGGACAAAGCCACGGTCGCACTCATTGCATGTGAAAGGTCGCTCACCAGTGTGCGTTCTGTGATGCTTGACAAGGTCAGAGTTCTGAATAAAGCCCTTGTCACATTGTGCACAATGATAGGGGcgttctcctgtgtgagttcgaaGGTGTTTAACCAAGTCTGAGGTTTGAAAGAAGCTCTTATCACACTCATTGCACGGATATCGTTTCTCTGTCAGATGAGTCCTCAGATGTTTCATAAGAGCAGGTCTCAACAAGAACATCTTGTCACATTCTGGACATTGATATGGAGATGTCTGCTCTACTGAAGTCTGTCTAATTTTTTCAGGTTCTTCAATAACTATTTCATGGAAGGCAGTAGCAATTGGTGGGCTTTCTACAGAATGTATCATTATATGTTTAGCAAGGTCAGAGCTCCGTGTGAAGCTCTTCTTGCATTGTTGACATGGATATGGTCTCTCCCCAGTGTGTGTCCTCCGATGTTTCACCAGAGATGAGACTTCCGTAAAGTTTTTGTTACATTCCGTACAGTGATACGGTTTCTCTCCAGTGTGGATTCTTTGGTGCTTGACCAGGTCGGAGTTCTGGATGAAGCTCTTCCCACACTGAAGACAGGAATAAGGCTTTTCTCCAGTATGGCTTCTCATGTGCTTGGTCAGAGCAGACCTCTGAATAAAATCCTTTTCACAGACGGTGCATTTATAAGGCCTTTCCCCAGTGTGAGTTCTATGGTGTTTAATAAGTGCCGATATTTCAGTGAAGTTTTTTTCACAATGTTGGCATGCGTATGGCCTGTCTCCAGTATGAGTTCTCCAATGTTTGTGGAGAGCAGATTTCTGAAGGAAGCTGCTTTCACATAAAATACACTGGTATAGGTTCTCTCCTACTTTATTCTCTAACTGCTCCACTGGATTGGATCTTAGAACCATATTTTTATCAAACTTTGTAAAGAGGGTAATTTTATCTTGGCTGTGGAAAGTCTGCGGATGAGAACCAGGCAATGAAACATCACCATGTTGTTTGGAGACCACATACTGCGGTTTTCTGTGAATTCTCTGGTGCTTTACCATGTCTGAGTTTTGGATGAACCCTCTGGCACAGTGGGCGCACTTATAGGGGCGTTCACCAGTATGTATCCTCTGGTGTAAGATTAGATTTGACCTCTGAGTAAACCCTTTTTCACATATTGCACACCTGTGGGGTTTTTCCCCAGTATGGATCCTCTGATGTTTAGTCAAGGCAGACCTTTCAGTAAAGCGTTTTTGGCAGTGTAAGCAATGGAACGGTCGCTCACCAGTGTGTGTCCTTAAATGTTTAACAAGGTCAGATTTCTGGATGAAGCCCTTGTCACATTCTTCGCATTGATAGGGCCTCTCCCCTGTGTGTGTTCTTAAATGTTTCACTAAATCAGAATTCTGAATGAAGGTTTTGCAACACTCAGGACATCTGTACGGTCTGTCCTTGGAGTGAGATTGTTGATGTCTGATGAAAGAAACCCACTGTTTAAATGTTTTCCCGCACTCAGCACAAACATAAGGAGCAACAGTAGCTTTGATCATTTCCTTACACGAGCTTAAAGTGTCAGACTGGATGCCTAACAATTCATCGGCATCAGGCACAGTAGTATTAATATTGTTGTGTGTCTTCATGTGTTTAATAAGGTCTGAACTCTGGGAGAAGCTTCTACTGCACAGCAAGCATTTGTGGGTCCGGTCAGAATTGTGTGTTCTCTTGTGTTTAATCAATGCGGAACTTTCTGTAAATCTTTTATTGCATGTGTGACATTGATATGGTTTTTCCCCAGTGTGTGTCCGCAGATGTTTCACCAGATCAGAGTTCTGGATGAAGCTCTTTAAGCATATAGAGCAGCAATACGGTCTCTCACCCGTGTGTGTCCTTCGATGCTTTGTTAATGCTGACCTCTGATTAAAGGTTTTTGGACAATCCAAGCATTTGTAAGGTCTTTCTCCCGTGTGTGTTCTCTGGTGGTTGATAAGGGCAGATCGCTCTGTGAAGTTCTTATCACAGTCTCTACACTGATATGGCTTCTCACCAGTGTGAATCCTTTGGTGTTTCATCAGGTCTGACCTCTGTACGAAGCCTTTCTCGCAGTGTGTACAATGGTGAGTCTTCTGGCCCATGTACATTCTTTGATGCCTTATGACCGAGGCATAGCAGTTGAAGCTCTTCCCACAATGGCTGCAGATATGAGGCTTTTCAGCAGAGATCTGCATCTTCACTGGTTCCGAGTCCAACACCATCTCCAGGTTTTCAATTTGCACCACTGCTAAGGAATTCATATCCAACTCCCAAGATGAACCCTTTGGTAACGCAATATCCGTCCAGCAGTTTTCTGTTGAAATAAGTGCTTCTGGTCCCATATTTGGATTCTCATCTACCAAACAAGAGGTgaaatataatattacaaaatattggAGCACAATTCCCATCCTCCATTACATGTCAACTAAATATATCTCTAGATTATCCCAAACCAGTATAATACTCAGATCTCCAGTGCCCTCCATGTAAAATGATATATTTCAAAACCATTTTATTGAGTAGCTTTTTTTGCAAGCATGCTTCAAATTAAGTAGAAACAGAGAAAATATGTAATTACCTCTATCCTCACCTGGCACACCAACCGGTCCGTCCCCTTCACATAGAGACCTGGCATCACACCACGGCTCCTCTCCTCCTTCAATCCGGGCCACAACATCAGGTTTCACTATGGAATATCCTGTAAAAGGCAAAGGAGGGATGAATGCAAAGCaggaataatatataataacatcaAGACATCACTCAAATACAAGTATATTAATTCATGTTTATAGGTTTGTCTCTTAAAATGAAAGTTCCACCTGCAGGAACAGCTTTAACTCCAGATCAACGGAAAGCAATAACAGTGAGGACAGTTTTATTTTCTCTGATTCTTTAAGAGCAAATGATTATTGAAAAGATCTTTACCCAGAGACAGCATACACTCATAGTTCTCCTTCATCACACACTTGTAGAGCTCTCTTTGAGCGCTGCTCAGACTCTTCCACTCACTTTGGGAGAAATAAACGGCCACATCATCGAACGTCGGGGGAACCTGGAGCATGTGGAGAGAGAGTTAAATGGTAAAAGGGGTCCATCCTTGTAATACATACTATAGCAGAGTAAGCATAACAGCTCTTTATCTAGAGAATGAGACTTTATAGAAAGATgtctaaataattaaaaaaggtctctgttagattgtaagctctcctGCAATCTCTGTCTCCCCATGAATAGCTGAATCAGCTCCTTCAAAGAATTGTGTGAGACCTATTAGCCAATCCTGGTCCTTCCACTGCATTCCATGGGCTGTAACAGTCTCCCCAAATTCAACTTCCATCACTTTTATTGAAGTCCACAAGGTGCACACAGAGTTCAgtacacatagagacacacagaatgcaggacacagagacacaaatttaAGAAGCAAACAGACAGTAAAGGaagcagacagacacagacagtaaaggaagcagacagacacagacagtatgaGAAGCAGACACACAGAAAGTATGAGAAGCAGACAGACAGTATGGGAAGCACAAAGACAGTATGAGAAgtagacacacagacagtataggaagcagacagacagacagtatgaGAAGCAAACAGACAGACAGTATGAGAAGCAGACAGACAGTATGAGAAGCAGACAGTATGGGAaccagacagacacgcagacagtatGGGAgccagacagacacgcagacagtatGGGAgccagacagacacgcagacagtatGAGAgccagacagacacgcagacagtatGGGAgccagacagacacgcagacagtatGGGAaccagacagacacgcagacagtatGGGAaccagacagacacgcagacggTATGGGAaccagacagacacgcagacggTATGGGAaccagacagacacgcagacagtatgggaagcagacagacacgcagacagtatGGGAaccagacagacatgcagacagtaTGGGaagcagacatacagacagtatGGGAAGCAGACAGACAGTATAAgaaccagacacacagacagtatgagaagcagacagacacatagacattatgagacccagacagacagacagtatgggaagcagacagacacacacagacagtatgagaagcagacagacacacagacagtatgagacgcagacaggcacacagacagtatGTGAAGCAGTCAGGCACACAGACAGTATGtgaagcagacagacagacagtatgaaaagcagacagacagacagtatgaAAAGCAGACAGACAGTATAGGGAGTAGACAGACAGGCAGTATGGTAAGCAGACAGACAGTATGGTAAGCAGACAGACAGTATGGTAAGCAGACAGACAGTATGGAAAGCAGACAGGCAGTGTGAGAAGCAGATATACAGTGTGGGAAGCAGATAGACAGTGTGGGaagcagacagacaggcacagtaTGAGAGACAGACAGACCGTATGAGAAGCAGACAGACAGAATGAGAAGAAGACAGACAGTATGAGAAGCAAACAGACAGTATGAGaagcagacagacacgcagacagtatGGGAatcagacagacacgcagacagtatGGGAaccagacagacacgcagacagtatGGGAaccagacagacacgcagacagtatGGGAaccagacagacacgcagacagtatGGGAaccagacagacacgcagacagtatgggaagcagacagacacgcagacagtatgggaagcagacagacacatagacattATGAGACACAGACAGTATGggaagcagacagacacacacagacagtatgggaagccgacagacacacacagacagtatgaGACGCAGTCAGGCACACAGACAGTATGAGACGCAGTCAGGCACACAGACAGTATGTGAAGCAGTCAGGCACACAGACAGTATGTGaagcagatagacagacagtatGAAAagcagacagacacccacacagtaTGGGAAGCAGACAGACAGTATAGGGAGTAGACAGGCAGTATGGTAAGCAGACAGACAGTATGGGAAGCAGACAGACAGTATGGGAAGCAGACAGACAGTGTGGGAAGCAGACAGTGTGGGAAGCAGACAGACAGTGTGGGAAGCAGATAGACAGTGTGGGAAGCAGACAGGCACAGTAtgagagacagacaggcagaccgtATGAGAAGCAGACAGACAGAATGTGAAGAAGACAGACAGAATGGGAAGCAGACAGACAGTATGGGAAGCAGACAGACAGTATGGAAAGCAGACAGACAGTATGGAAAGCAGACAGACAGTATGGAAAGCAGACAGACAGTATGGAAAGCACACAGACAGTATGGGAAGCAGACAGGCAGTATGGAAAGCAGACAGACACATAGTATGggaagcagacagacacaaagtatgggaaacagacagacacaaagtatgggaagcagacagacacaaagtatgggaagcagacagacacaaagtatgggaagcagacagacacaaagtatgggaagcagacagacacaaagtatgggaagcagacagacacaaagtatgggaagcagacagacacatagtatgggaagcagacagacacaaagtatgggaagcagacagacacacagtatgagaagcagacagacacacagtatgggaagcagacagacacacagtatgggaagcagacagacacacagtatgggaagcagacagacacacagtatgggaagcagacagacacacagtatgggagacagacagagagaccgtaTGAGAAGCAAACAGACAGAATGAGAAGCAAACAGACAGAATGAGAAGAAGACAGACAGAATGAGAAGAAGACAGACAGTATAGGAACCAGACAGACAGTATGGGAAGCAGACAGACAGGCAGTATGGGAAGCAGACAGACAGGCAGTATGagaagcagacagacagacagacagtatggGAAGCAGACAGACAGTATGggaagcagacagacagacagtatgggaagcagacagacagacagtatgggaagcagacatacagacagacagtatgggaagcagacagacatacagacagtatGGGAAGTAGACAGACAGTATGGGAAGCAGACAGACAGTATGGGAAGCAGACAGACAGTATGggaagcagacagacagacagtatggGAAGCAGACAGACAGTATGGGAAGCAGACAGACAGTATGGgaagcagacagacatacagtatGGGAAGCAGACAGACAAACAGTATGggaagcagacagacagacagtatgggaagcagacagacagacagacagacagtatgggaagcagacagacagacaggcagtatGGGAAGCAGACAGTATGggaagcagacagacagacagtatgggagacagacagacagtatggGAAGCAGACAGACAGTatgggagacagacagacagacagtatgggagacagacagacagacagacagtatgggagacagacagacaaacagacagacagtatgggagacagacagacagacagacagacagtatggGAAGCAGACAGACAGTATGGGAAGCAGACAGACAGTATGggaagcagacagacagacagacagacagtatgggaagcagacagacagacagtatgggaagcagacagacagacagacagtatggGAGACAGACAGTATGggaagcagacagacagacagacagtatggGAGACAGACAGTATGGgaagcagacaggcagacagacagtatgggaagcagacagacagacagacagacagtatgggagacagacagacagacagtatgaTATTACCccagctccccccctcccccctcccctccccctccccctcccgggTGTCCGTGCTCTGTATGTACTACTCCCAGCAGCTGGCTGTGCCCTACCTGTGCCATGCTACTGTTCCCGAGGCCCAGCATGCACTGCGAGCAGGAGACAAAGCTAGTCCGGCTGGAGGAAGCTGGGAGCCACGAACCAGGAGCTGGACTGGATGTTCGCAAGGAATGATGGGACATGTAGTGCGCGGAGACTCTCCCTCAATGGCAATCACTGAGCCGGGACTACAAAACCCAGAATCCCCCGCAGCAACCAGCTGTGACATAGCACAGGCcatgtaataacattatatattatatatacagtatgtccatataataacattgtatattatatacagtatgtccatatattaacattatatattatatacagcatgtccatatattaacattatatattatatacagcatgtccatataataacattatatattatatacagcatgtccatataataacattatatattatatatacagtatgtccatataataacattgtatattatatacagcatgtccatatattaacattatatattatatagagcatgtccatataataacattatatattatatacagcatgtccatataataacattatatattatatatacagcatgtccatgtaataacattatatattatatatacagcatgtccatgtaataacattatatattatatatacagcatgtccatataataacattatatattatatacagcatgtccatatagtaacattatatattatatacagcatgtccatatattaacattatatattatatacagcatgtccatataataacattatattatatatacagcatgtccatatagtaacattatatattatatacagcatgtccatataataacattatatattatatacagcatgtccatataataacattatattatatatacagcatgtccatatagtaacattatatattatatacagcatgtccatgtaataacattatatattatatacagcatgtcatatagtaacattatatattatatacagcatgtccatataataacattatatattatatacagcatgtccatataataacattatatacagcatgtccatataataacattatatattatatacagcatgtccatataataacattatatattatatacagcatgtccatataataacattatatattatatatagcatgtacatataataacattatatattatatacagcatgtccatataataacattatatattatatacagcatgtccatataataacattatatattatatacagcatgtccatataataacattatatattatatatagcatgtccatataataacattatatattatatacagcatgtccatatagtaacattatatattatatacagcatgtccatataataacattatatattatatacagcatgtccatatagtaacattatatattatatacagcatgtccatataataacattatatattatatacagcatgtccatgtaataacattatatattatatatacagcatgtccatatagtaacattatatattatatacagcatgtccatatagtaacattatatattatatatacagcatgtccatataataacattatatattatatacagcatgtccatataataacattatatattatatacagcatgtccatataataacattatatattatatacagcatgtccatataataacattatatattatatacagcatgtccatataataacattatatattatatatagcatgtccatataataacatatattatatacagcatgtccatgtaataacattatatattatatacagcatgtccagataataacattatatattatatacagcatgtccatgtaataacattatatattatatatagcatgttcatataataacattatatattatatacagcatgtccatataataacattatatattatatacagcatgtccatataataacattgtatattatatacagcatgtccatatagtaacattatatattatatacagcatgtccatatagtaacattatatattatatacagcatgtccatgtaataacattatatattatatacagcatgttcatataataacattatatattatatatacagcatgtccatataataacattatatattatat
The nucleotide sequence above comes from Pelobates fuscus isolate aPelFus1 chromosome 4, aPelFus1.pri, whole genome shotgun sequence. Encoded proteins:
- the LOC134609249 gene encoding zinc finger protein Xfin-like isoform X1, producing MLGLGNSSMAQVPPTFDDVAVYFSQSEWKSLSSAQRELYKCVMKENYECMLSLGYSIVKPDVVARIEGGEEPWCDARSLCEGDGPVGVPGEDRDENPNMGPEALISTENCWTDIALPKGSSWELDMNSLAVVQIENLEMVLDSEPVKMQISAEKPHICSHCGKSFNCYASVIRHQRMYMGQKTHHCTHCEKGFVQRSDLMKHQRIHTGEKPYQCRDCDKNFTERSALINHQRTHTGERPYKCLDCPKTFNQRSALTKHRRTHTGERPYCCSICLKSFIQNSDLVKHLRTHTGEKPYQCHTCNKRFTESSALIKHKRTHNSDRTHKCLLCSRSFSQSSDLIKHMKTHNNINTTVPDADELLGIQSDTLSSCKEMIKATVAPYVCAECGKTFKQWVSFIRHQQSHSKDRPYRCPECCKTFIQNSDLVKHLRTHTGERPYQCEECDKGFIQKSDLVKHLRTHTGERPFHCLHCQKRFTERSALTKHQRIHTGEKPHRCAICEKGFTQRSNLILHQRIHTGERPYKCAHCARGFIQNSDMVKHQRIHRKPQYVVSKQHGDVSLPGSHPQTFHSQDKITLFTKFDKNMVLRSNPVEQLENKVGENLYQCILCESSFLQKSALHKHWRTHTGDRPYACQHCEKNFTEISALIKHHRTHTGERPYKCTVCEKDFIQRSALTKHMRSHTGEKPYSCLQCGKSFIQNSDLVKHQRIHTGEKPYHCTECNKNFTEVSSLVKHRRTHTGERPYPCQQCKKSFTRSSDLAKHIMIHSVESPPIATAFHEIVIEEPEKIRQTSVEQTSPYQCPECDKMFLLRPALMKHLRTHLTEKRYPCNECDKSFFQTSDLVKHLRTHTGERPYHCAQCDKGFIQNSDLVKHHRTHTGERPFTCNECDRGFVQRSALTKHMRTHTGEKPYSCEQCGKCFIQNSDLVKHQRIHTGEKPYHCPECNKSFTEGSSLIKHRRIHSQDRPYPCAQCGKRFSQSSNLLKHFKSHVEEKPQINLGEAHSASFLESVINRPSTGGDSSSPDKGSNVTPIPVIGAGEKVFKCTECEKSFANRSVLNKHMRIHTGERPYKCSQCVRSFIQKSDLVKHYRIHTGERPYNCNDCGRRFVEKSALCKHQRTHMRQSQSPKTENIQEPDQLQHHITYWGESEDDPQSLIPKLHVVKEGNNPPIIRPYYLGSSFKSFYPLLKNKRMSPRSPSYSCQHCSKNFMHKSVFMKHQKMHAEGGKSHNCSECGKNFCQKSALVKHIRKHTGEKPYKCTTCGKCFVQNSDLAKHMWVHTSEKPYKCSICEKRFVQRSAVVKHLRIHTGERPYRCTECNRGFVQRSDLTNHQRIHTGEKPYSCSGCGRGFSTRSASLRHQRVCCSVRLNQYAENDGNLQSSSWTKPSTDSAIAPTLIGESPIVMVKM
- the LOC134609249 gene encoding zinc finger protein Xfin-like isoform X2, producing the protein MLGLGNSSMAQVPPTFDDVAVYFSQSEWKSLSSAQRELYKCVMKENYECMLSLGYSIVKPDVVARIEGGEEPWCDARSLCEGDGPVGVPDENPNMGPEALISTENCWTDIALPKGSSWELDMNSLAVVQIENLEMVLDSEPVKMQISAEKPHICSHCGKSFNCYASVIRHQRMYMGQKTHHCTHCEKGFVQRSDLMKHQRIHTGEKPYQCRDCDKNFTERSALINHQRTHTGERPYKCLDCPKTFNQRSALTKHRRTHTGERPYCCSICLKSFIQNSDLVKHLRTHTGEKPYQCHTCNKRFTESSALIKHKRTHNSDRTHKCLLCSRSFSQSSDLIKHMKTHNNINTTVPDADELLGIQSDTLSSCKEMIKATVAPYVCAECGKTFKQWVSFIRHQQSHSKDRPYRCPECCKTFIQNSDLVKHLRTHTGERPYQCEECDKGFIQKSDLVKHLRTHTGERPFHCLHCQKRFTERSALTKHQRIHTGEKPHRCAICEKGFTQRSNLILHQRIHTGERPYKCAHCARGFIQNSDMVKHQRIHRKPQYVVSKQHGDVSLPGSHPQTFHSQDKITLFTKFDKNMVLRSNPVEQLENKVGENLYQCILCESSFLQKSALHKHWRTHTGDRPYACQHCEKNFTEISALIKHHRTHTGERPYKCTVCEKDFIQRSALTKHMRSHTGEKPYSCLQCGKSFIQNSDLVKHQRIHTGEKPYHCTECNKNFTEVSSLVKHRRTHTGERPYPCQQCKKSFTRSSDLAKHIMIHSVESPPIATAFHEIVIEEPEKIRQTSVEQTSPYQCPECDKMFLLRPALMKHLRTHLTEKRYPCNECDKSFFQTSDLVKHLRTHTGERPYHCAQCDKGFIQNSDLVKHHRTHTGERPFTCNECDRGFVQRSALTKHMRTHTGEKPYSCEQCGKCFIQNSDLVKHQRIHTGEKPYHCPECNKSFTEGSSLIKHRRIHSQDRPYPCAQCGKRFSQSSNLLKHFKSHVEEKPQINLGEAHSASFLESVINRPSTGGDSSSPDKGSNVTPIPVIGAGEKVFKCTECEKSFANRSVLNKHMRIHTGERPYKCSQCVRSFIQKSDLVKHYRIHTGERPYNCNDCGRRFVEKSALCKHQRTHMRQSQSPKTENIQEPDQLQHHITYWGESEDDPQSLIPKLHVVKEGNNPPIIRPYYLGSSFKSFYPLLKNKRMSPRSPSYSCQHCSKNFMHKSVFMKHQKMHAEGGKSHNCSECGKNFCQKSALVKHIRKHTGEKPYKCTTCGKCFVQNSDLAKHMWVHTSEKPYKCSICEKRFVQRSAVVKHLRIHTGERPYRCTECNRGFVQRSDLTNHQRIHTGEKPYSCSGCGRGFSTRSASLRHQRVCCSVRLNQYAENDGNLQSSSWTKPSTDSAIAPTLIGESPIVMVKM